A genome region from Bacteroidota bacterium includes the following:
- a CDS encoding response regulator codes for MIRENVLTYKKIEQKLSQVSNKISKSDDLIHAFLSNVSHEIRTPLNSILGFSELLKQPDISNDEKEEFFGYIDHKCNYLLNYIDNIIDLSKVESDELMIKKENFKIYDLLLGLKKQFDLKLQQYQKENIEIILKIPEDVKDLYMYSDIRRVKKVLENLLSNSIKFTKEGTITFGFKMKNENIVEFFIEDTGIGLKKEDFDEIFIKFKVVNEAFSKKIGGAGLGLTISKHIVKKLGGELWLESKEGVGSTFFFTIKLNDKGNTNNVFDVNWNDKVILVADDVEMNYLFIEAALRKTNVNLMWAKNGKEAFSMFNYNYQKDEDIDLIIMDIQMPYLNGYEATRRIKQVSGDVPIISHTAYDFEEEKEKSIEAGCDDYISKPVTSKMLISKLNQYIYAY; via the coding sequence ATGATTAGAGAAAATGTTTTAACGTACAAAAAAATTGAGCAAAAGTTATCACAGGTCAGCAACAAAATAAGTAAGTCTGATGATTTGATACATGCTTTTTTGTCAAATGTTTCGCATGAAATTAGAACTCCGTTAAATTCAATTTTAGGATTTTCAGAGTTACTAAAACAACCGGATATTTCGAATGATGAAAAAGAAGAGTTTTTCGGATATATTGACCACAAGTGCAATTATTTGCTAAATTATATTGACAATATCATTGATCTCTCAAAAGTAGAGTCGGATGAGTTGATGATAAAAAAGGAAAATTTTAAAATTTATGATTTATTGCTTGGTCTAAAAAAACAATTTGATTTAAAACTTCAGCAGTATCAAAAAGAAAATATTGAAATTATACTGAAAATCCCTGAGGATGTAAAAGATTTGTATATGTATTCAGATATTAGAAGAGTGAAAAAAGTGTTAGAGAATTTACTTAGTAATTCTATTAAGTTTACAAAAGAAGGAACTATTACTTTTGGATTCAAGATGAAAAATGAAAATATAGTAGAGTTTTTTATTGAAGACACAGGGATTGGATTAAAAAAGGAAGATTTTGATGAAATATTTATCAAATTTAAAGTTGTTAATGAAGCTTTTTCAAAAAAAATAGGTGGTGCCGGCTTAGGTCTTACCATTTCAAAACATATTGTTAAAAAGCTTGGCGGTGAATTATGGCTCGAATCAAAAGAGGGTGTAGGCAGTACTTTCTTTTTTACAATAAAATTAAACGATAAAGGAAATACAAATAATGTTTTTGATGTTAATTGGAATGATAAAGTGATTCTTGTAGCTGATGATGTTGAGATGAACTATTTATTTATTGAAGCAGCTTTACGCAAAACTAATGTAAATTTGATGTGGGCTAAAAATGGTAAAGAAGCTTTTAGTATGTTTAATTATAATTACCAAAAAGATGAGGATATTGATTTGATAATTATGGATATACAGATGCCTTATTTGAATGGTTATGAAGCTACACGAAGAATAAAGCAAGTAAGTGGAGATGTTCCTATTATTTCTCATACGGCTTATGATTTTGAAGAGGAAAAGGAAAAAAGTATAGAAGCAGGTTGTGATGATTATATCTCGAAACCTGTAACTTCTAAAATGCTTATATCAAAACTAAACCAATATATTTATGCATATTAG